Below is a window of Leuconostoc gasicomitatum LMG 18811 DNA.
TCTCGTGCTAAATTCATTGCAAATCCAGTCGTACCACCCATACCCATACCCACGGCCCATACTAAGAAACCAACTGATAACGGCACCATACCAGGTACGTTTCCAGCTCGAGCTGAGATAGCCATAATACTCGTTAAAAATATAAAAGTCGCAAACGCTTCAACAAAAAAGTTACGTGGTAAGTTACGAATTGCTGGCGCAGTTGAAAATATATTTCGTACGATAACGGGATCAATATCTTTTTCTGATAGTTTAAACTGATCAGCATACATCACGTAAACAATCAAAGAGCCCACAATACCACCCAGCACTTCAACAACACTGACTGTTAGAAAATATATCAAATCAATTTTTCCAAGTACAAGCTGTGCCATAGCCATAGCTGGGTTGATAAAAACATCGCCAAAGACAAACAACACAATAGAGATACCAAATCCCCACGTTGTAATGGCAAAAATATGACCCGAACCGTGAAATTTTGTTCGATTCAAAACCTCATCAGCGTGAACGCCAACGCCAAAAATAATCATTAGAGCAGTGCCCATAAATTCGGCCAACAACTGGTGTATCATTTGTAATCTCCTAAGCGGTCGCAAATCTATCAAGTAGTCGCGGTTTTCTACGTTTAATTTCCAGTCTTTATAGTAAGGCCATAAACGGGTGGTGTAAAGGCCTTTTTTCATTTTGTCAACAAATCGTCATATTCGTGCATTATTTCACGAAAACAATAGGTGCAATTATCTGTAAAATCTTTATAATTATAACTATACAATATAAATGGAGGAAATATGTCTATTATACGCATAATTTGAAGGTATACTAGCATAACTCATATTAATCATGGATGCACACGTCGTATATGCAACAATCACCGGTAATAATGAAGATGTTGCTGATATTATCGTTTCAGCCTTCAAAGCTGCTGGTATCAACGTAAAAAAAACAGAAATATCACAAACCGAAGTTGATGAACTCGAGCACACAAATATTGCTGTTATCGTACCCTATACATACGACAATGGTTCTTTACCTGATGAGGGTCTTGATTTTTTTGATGACTTAGCTCAGGCTGATTTAAGTGGTGTTATATACGGTGTTGCTGGGTCAGGTGATATATATTATATGTCTGATTTTGGGCTAGCCGTACCAAAATTTGAAGAACAATTTGCCAAAACAAATGGTATTAAAGGCGCAGATGGTGTTAAAATAAATCTCAGACCAGATGATGCAGATGAAATCACATTAAACACATTTGTAACAAAACTAATTCAAAAGGCGCAAAAATAATTCAAAAAAACACATCTCATGAGCAAACGTCTGTCAATAGACAATCGTTACGAGATGTGTTTTTATATAAACCAATTTTTTAGTCGGCTGTTGTATACACAGCTAAGACATCTTCATTTTCTTCCAATTCATCTATTAATTGCTCTAACTTTTCACGATCGTCATCAGAAATAATCATAGGGTTTTGAGCAATCATGGTCACCTCAGCTTCATCAAAAACATAGCCCGCTTCACTCAAAGTACCTTCAATCGTTTGAAAATCATTAGGTGCCGTATAAATTTCAAAAACTGCATCTTGCGTTTGCACGTCTTCAGCGCCTGCTTCCAGTGCAGCTTCTAAAACAGTATCCTCGTCTAACTCAGAAAATATTTCTCGATCAATAGCCAAATAGCCTTTACGATCAAACTGAAAAGCGACTGAACCCGAAGTTCCTAAAGCACCACCAAAGTGTTTAAACGAATTGCGAATACTTGATACCGTCCGATTAATATTATCCGTTGATGTTTCAACTAACACGGCAACACCAGCCGTACCGTAGCCTTCGTAAGTTACTTCTTCAAATTTTTGACCACCAGCACCTGAAGCTTTATCCAACGCACGCTGAATATTATCTTTTGGCATATTAGCTGACTTAGCTTTTTCAACAACCAGCCGTAGTGATGCATTCATATATGTATCTGCACCACCAGCCTTAGCTGCAACGTACAAATCATGTGCTAACTTTTGAAAAATTTTACCGCGCTTAGCATCTTGGGCGTTTTTACGGCCTTGTATGTTATGCCATTTACTATGTCCTGACATTTTAACATCTCCTTGAAATTATTACTGTGCCTTTAATTCTATCAAAAAAACGCTTACCTTACCAGTTTTTAAAGCAGTAAGTCACGTTTTTAAACAATTATGGCATTAATATTTTTTAATAAGTGTTTCCACCCAATAACTCTAAGTAAAGCATCGCTGAACTGGCAATCAATGCTGCCAAGATATCATCTAGATAAACATTAATACTATCAGTTTTATCATTAATAATACCAATCAAACCTGGCTTGAGATCATCTAGTAGACCATAGTGGACTGTTGCTGCCGCTGAGAACTGTTGTGTAATTGCAATTGCCAATATTTCATCAACATTGTGTCCGTTCGCGTCACGCTGTAAACGCGCTTTGAGTGGTTGCGTATCAGGCATATTTTCTGCTTGTTCATCTAAATACAATGCCGTTAATATAATATCTGCTACTTCATCTTTGTGTAGTACACGTGAAATAGCTGTATTTAATAATACCTCATCAACGGCATCATGATATTTTTCTATTAAAAAGGTACGCGCCCCCTCAGCTATATCATTGATGCTTACACCACGTTGGGCTAATTTTGTAATCCCTGATTCCTGTAAATCTTTCATTTGTAATTATCCCCTTTAGTAGTTTTCATTAACGTAGCGACGCGTTAAAATAACATGCGGAATGTCGTCTAATGCCGTTTTAACATATTCTTGCTGGGTATCACTAAAGTCATTTATCGCTACTAACGTGTACGCATATGCACCTACCGCGCGATTACTTAATTGCTCAATATTAATATCATTATCACCAAAAAACTTTGAAATTTGACTAATCATATTGGGGACATTCTCATGAATAATACCAACACGGTATTTTGTTATAAATGGTTCATCAATGTCTGGATAATTTACTGAATTGATAATATTACCAGTTGTCAGATATTCGTCTAACTGGCGCGCTGCCATCAAGGCACTTGTATCTTCGGCCTCAACCGTTGAACCACCAATATGTGGTGTGATGATGACTTTTGGATGATCAAATAGTGCCTCATCAGCAAAATCTGTGATATAGACCCGTAATTTATCATCATCTAACGCTGCTTTAGCTGCCAAATCATTAACAATGCCACTGCGTGAAAAATTTAATAAAGCAGCTGTTGGTTTCATGAGCGCAATGCTATCACTATCAATAAAAAACTTATTTTTATCAGTTAACGGAATATGCACTGTTATATAATCAGCTTTTTTTAAGACCTCCTGCACATTTTTAGCATGTAAAATGTGCCGATCAATTCGCCAAGCTGTGTTGGCATTTAGTCCAGGATCATAGCCAATTACATCCATGTCTAGTGCTAAAGCAGTATTAGCTACCTTCGAACCAACATTTCCTAGGCCAATAACCCCTAGTGTTTTCCCGGCTAACTCAGTGCCGCGATAGCCACCCTTACTCACTTCTGTACGTAAAGATACATCACCACCACGTGTTTCATTAGCAAAGCCAATTGCCCCAATAACCGGTCGTGCCGCTAAAATTAGTGATGCTAATGTTAATTCTTTAACCGCATTTGCATTACCACCAGGTGTGTTAAACACAACCACGCCGCGCTTTGATAAGTCATCTACTGGAATATTATTGAATCCAGCACCTGCTCGTACAACGGCCCGCACACTAGCGGCAATTTTTTCATTATGCAGATTTTGAGATCGCAAAAGTATCCCTTTTGGACTATCATTTGTATTAATCTCATAATCATGTTGCTTTAAATAATCTAATCCTATGGTACTAATCGCATTATAAGTTTTGATCGTTGTCATGCTTGTTGTTCTACTTTCTGCAAAAATGCAATCAACGCATCTACAGCCGACATCGGTTGTGCGTTGTATAATGATGCTCTAAAACCACCGACTGAACGATGCCCGCTAAGATTAAACAAACCTTCTTCAGTCGCTTGCTTAGCAATAACCTTATCTTTTTCAAGATCACCTGTCGTAAAAACAATATTTGTCAGAGAACGCGCGCGCGCTTCCACTGGTGCAGTATAGAATTCCGACTGATCAAGATAAGCATAAAGACGTTTTGATTTTTCCAAATTGCGACGATACATTTCAGTCACGCCACCTTGTTGTATGACCCAATCGAGCACCAAATTTAAAGTGTATATTGCAAAAACAGGTGATGTATTATACATTGAATTTTTATCAATATGATTTTGATAACGCATCATCGGACCAACCCCAGTAACGTCTTGTTCTGCCAACCAAGATTTTTTAATAATTGCGACAGTAACACCTGCTGGACCTAGATTTTTTTGACCGCCAGCAAAAATCGCATCAAAATCTGATACATGATACGGTTCTGCTAATATATTTGAACTCATATCAGCAACGAGACGTCCAGTTGTTTTGGGTAAATTATTTTGGTGGAAAGTTGCGCCCTCGATCGTATTGTTGGTCACAATATGTAAATAATCGTAAGTCGTTGCATCAAAATCATCAGGTAAAAGCGGCAGCTTTTGATAATACATGTTTTTTGTACTATTTAATGTTGTTACTTTATTACCGAGCTCTCTAGCTGCTTCCACAGCTTTTTGCGCAAAGTTACCTGAATCTAGAAAAGCAATTTCATGGTGATTTGTTGCAAAATTTAATGGCATCATTTCAAATTGAGTGGATCCGCCCCCTTGTAAAAAGACAACAGCATACTCATCTGAAATATGCATTAATTGACGCAATTTATTTTCAGCATCAGTCACAATTGTTTGGAATTGTTTGGAACGATGAGATATTTCAATAATACTCATATGTGTCTGTTCGTTTTTTTCAAACTCCTGTTTAATTTGTGTTATGACCTCTTCTGGCATAACACCTGGTCCAGCAGAAAAATTGTAAGTTGTCATCATGATTTTGTGCCTTTGCACACCCTCCATTTTGTGTTCAATAACAAGATGTTCATGCGTTATATGTATATTTTACGAATACCTCTGATTTTATAAACGTAAATTCAGGTCTATAAGCTAACAAATACATTTTAAAAAGTCTAAAAATACTCAAAAAACTTAACATTAGTCTTTTTAATCCCATTATTTTATATATTACTATATTGGCATTGAAAGTCAATCTTTTATTTTATGAAGGAATCTAGTATAATAAAGCGTGTATTGCCGCTGTGGCGGAACTGGCAGACGCGTACCGTTCAGGTCGATATGAGAGTAATCTCGTGCAGGTTCGATTCCTGTCAGCGGCATATTTGCTGTTTTATCAACGTTGTTGGTAGGACGGCTTTTTTGTTTGTAAACGCTGGTGTCACTGGCGTTTCAGTGTTTAATAACGTCAATCTACATTTAACTAAAAACAATCTTTTCGCATGTTAGTGCTACAAAAGGGCTACAAAACTGACCACCACAGCCTAAATAGTTAATTGTCCTTTTTTGTAAGAATTTATAAAAAAGTGTATCATTTTCTTAATGTGCTTATATTGTTACATAGTCGTCATATAAATACGTTATATTACAATTAAATAATAACAACATGGGGAGGTCCATCATATGCGGCGTTCTAAACCTCAATTTCACATTAAATGGTGGCGCATCATTAGTTGGCTCTATTTAATTAGTTTATTACTTTATGGTATTTACACAATTGCAACTAATTTACGTCATTGGTAAATTCAAAATTTTGTATATACAATATATTTCCCAGACTTATTCCAATGTAGCGTATAATAAAACATTATGAATAATTCAAATAGACGTATGAGCCCGTCCGAAATCAAAGAACAACTGTCAAAATCAAATTCCACTATCGGTGAAATGATCCGTTTTGTTTTTGGATCTGTTTTAAAGCGCCGTGGCCTTGTCATTCTAAATGTTTTTTTGCTGACTATTATGGCAGGGTTAAATTTCATGGTGCCACAATTCACAAAAAATATCATTGACCATGTATTACCTCAAAATAATCAATATGCATTATACAGTAACATTTTTTGGTTACTCATAACCACTCTAATTCTTGGCACAATCACATTTTTCTCTACCTATATGATGCAAATTTTATCACAACGCGCCATTACGGATTTACGTATTAAAACATACAATGACATACTTAAACAAGATTATGCTTTTTTTCAAGACACGAAAACTGGCGATTTAATGGTCCGATTAACCAGTGATATCAGTAATCTTCAAATGTTAATTAGTTCCAATACGTTTAGCATTATTGGTAACATTTTCACCTTTATTGGTGTTCTAACTTTCTTATTTGTTCAGAATTGGCACTTAGCCTTGCTTGTCTCAATAACGTTCCCAATTTTATTTGTGACTATTCGATTTTTCCGTAGCCGTATTCGTGAATCTTACTCAAATGTACGTTATGCACAAAGTAAAATTAATAATCAGCTGCAAGCGACACTGACAGAAATTGAATTAATCAAATCCTATACATCAGAAAATTCCGAAACGGACAAATTTAAAGCCATTGCTAACGAATCAAACAACTATTCCTTAACAGCTACCAAATGGCAAGCTATTTTCCAACCTTTAATCACGCTAATTAACACAATTGGCACAGCAATTGTATTATTATTTGGTTCATTATTTGTTATGCGCGGTACCATGACTGTCGGTGATTTAGTCGCCTATATTGCTTATGTCACTATGCTACAAGATCCTATTCGATCCTTTTCTATGTTAATGAACGTTTTTCAAACCGCACAAGTCTCGTACGATCGTATAAAAAACATTTTAAGTTACCAGCCAAGCATTCTAGAGGTAAAAGAACCGGTAGATTTTCCTAACCCTTTAAAAACAGGTATCACTTTACAACAGGTGACGTTTGAATACGATGTGGAAACTAATCCTGCCTTAAATCATGTTTCTTTTACCATACCAAGTGGTAAAACAACAGCTCTAGTTGGTCGTTCTGGTTCGGGTAAATCAACTATTACTAAACTGCTCACTCGTATGTATGATCGTTCAGCCGGTGATATGACGTTTGATGGGATAGATATTAAGCAGTTCAATCTGTCCAACTTACGTCAAAATATTGCCGTGGTCAGTCAAGATGTTACAATTGTTGACGGCACTATAGCTGATAATATTACATATGGCACCGAAAATGTGACTCAAAATAACATTTGGCAAGCAGCGCAACAAGCAGACATTGCTGATTTTATCAGACAATTACCACATCAATTAAATACTGAAGTTGGTGAACGTGGTGTTAAACTATCTGGCGGACAAAAACAGCGCCTATCTATTGCACGCGCTTTATTAAAAAATGCGCCGATTGTGATTCTAGACGAAGCCACTGCTGCATTAGATAATGAGTCCGAAAAAGCAATTCAACATGCATTAGATAATTTAATGGTCGCAAAAACTGCAATTGTGATTGCACATAGACTGAGTACAATCCACAAAGCAGATCAAATTATTGTGATGAATGCAGGACAAGTTGCAGAAATAGGCACACATCAAAGCCTTTTGGCTGATAATGGTATTTATAGGCATCTATACGATGCACAATTTGAATAAAAAATGACAAAAAAAGAACTTTTCAACTTAATGACAACATACAACTCAAGAATGGCTTCACTTAAATTTTATGATATGGCTGACCGATACATATTAATAATCGGTGATCATCACTTCGATCTAAGTGACCATACTGCTGAAAATCTAATAGCCGATTTAGCGGACCATGCTTGTGCAACTATTACTAATCATAACCGGCATAAATCTGTTAAAATAACAAAATAAGAAGCGATATACAATATATATTGTATATCGCTTCTTATTTTTTCAAACAGTAATAACTTATTTATGATAATGCCTGTGCCGCAGTAATAATTGCGACCTTATAAACATCTTCCTCATTAGCACCACGCGATAAATCAGATACCGGCTTAGCTAATCCTTGCAAAATTGGCCCAATGGCCTCGTAACCGCCTAAGCGCTGAGCGATTTTATAGCCAATATTACCTGATTCTAAACTTGGAAAAATAAACGTATTAGCATGCCCAGCAACATTTGATTCTGGCGCTTTGGCAATACCAACACTTGCAACAAATGCCGCATCAAATTGTAATTCACCGTCAATTTGATTGGCTAATTCTGGTGCCATTTCTTTAGCTAATTTAGTTGCTTCAACTACCTTATCAACCAATGGTGATTTGGCTGAACCCTTAGTTGAAAATGATAGCATAGCAACTTTTGGTTCAATGTCAAACACCTTAGCCGTTTGTGCTGATTGAATCGCAATTTCCGCCATTGCTGATGCATCAACATTAATATTGATTGCAGCATCTGAAAAAACATACCGCTCATCACCTTTTTGCATGATAAAAGCACCTGAAATACGTGATGACCCTGGTGCTGTCTTGATGATTTGTAACGCTGGTCTGACCGTGTCACCAGTCGGATGTGTTGCCCCTGAAACCATGCCATCTGCTTTACCAGTATAGACTAACATTGTGCCAAAATAATTAACATCTTGTAACCATTTTTCGGCTGTTTCAGCATCAGTTTTGCCTTTACGACGTTCTACTAATGATGCATTTAATTTTGCTAAAGCATTCACATCATATTTTAATGGATCAATCACTGACAGATTCGACAAATCATAATGATACTTAATGGCAGTAGCATTTATAGCATTTTCATTGCCTAATAAAATTGGCTTAATTAAACCCTCATTGGCTAATCTGACAGCCGCACCTTGAATGCGAGCATCTTCCCCTTCAGGGAAAACAATCACTTTATTTTGTCCACTTATTTTTTGCTTTAATTGTTCAAATAATTCAACCAAAATACTTCCTCCAACGTGTTTAAAAAAAACACCTTTTAATTTAATTTACAAGTTCATTGTAACAGAACAATTGGTATTTGTCTGCGGTTTCATCATTTTTTGTGATTTATTTCACTCAGTTTAACCAGTCAATGGTCGCTCGTCCGTTTGCCTTTAAAAAGTCATTGGCTTGCGAGAAAGGTTGACTACCAAAAAAACCACGGTATGCTGATAAGGGACTAGGATGTACTGCCACCAGAACTAAATGTTTTGATTCATCAATCAATCGCCGCTTAGATTGTGCATATTTACCCCACAAAATAAATACTTTAGGTGCATCATCGTCAGACGCAATTTGAATAATAGCATCAGTTAACGGTTCCCAGACCTGTCCAGCATGTGCATTTGCACGTCCTTTTGGCACAGTTAGAACAGCATTTAGTAGAAGTACCCCTTGTGTTGTCCATGATGTTAAATCATGAGATGAACGATCACCAATATCAGTAGCTAGTTCTTTTAAAATGTTACGTAACGATGGTGGTGCCAATACATCATCAGGAACTGAAAAACTTAAACCTTGTGCTTGATTAACTTCATGATAAGGATCTTGTCCCATGATGATCACTTTAGTATTTTTTAAAGATGTCGCAACTAGCGCCGAAAATACCCTATCACGTGGTGGAAAAACGATCTCAGTTTGGTAGACAGTATCCAAAAAACACTGAATATCTTTGATTTGCCCATTTGTCAGTTTTGCTTTAACGTATGGTGCCCAGGTTGTATGCGATAGTGGCATATTTAATCTTCTTTCGTGGTAAAATTAGTGTCAAGAGGCGATTATGACAAAATACTATCTCCGACAAAGACACAGCATAGACGACGGCGTAAACATCGTGTTTGATGAAAATTTTCAAGCGAGCTATTTAGTATCTGGTCGAACAGGTAAAAAGCACGACGAATTACATGTTCAAGATATGTCCGGTAACGTGCTTGTCCGTATTGAGCAGACATCATTTGGTATATTACCACGTTTTTCGTTAAAATACCGTGGTCATATCGTTGGTTCAATTAGTTTTACTTTAGGCCATTTAGGTGACATTGTCTACATTCGTCATCTCGGCTGGCTAATATCGGGTAATTTTATTGCTGGTCGCTACATCACCACTCATAATACCAAAAAATTGCTCAGTGTCAAACCCGAGTTACGTCAAGATGGCATTTATACCCAACTTAAAATCACATTTGACTCTCAGGCACCCGTCCATATTGCTATTGCTGCTTTACTAGACATTTGGGGGACAAAATCTAATCCGTTAACAAGGATCAAATGGCTTCCTGGACAAAATGATTCGTATGAATTGACGTCATAACCGTTATTTTTATAATTGTAACAAGTTATTTAATTATATCTAAATTAGTTTCCTCTATAGCATTAAAACATGTTTCACTTGGATATTGGAAAATCTAAAAGCCAACTTATCAATTATTCATTCTATTAACAATTGTCCACTACCAAAAAATGCTGTCGTTTTAATCAAATCATTACTATTACAGTGATGATTTTTTTAATTGCTAATTAGCCATGATCACTAATATTATTTTCAAAAAAATGTTTGGTTTTAATTTCTTGACTAATAATGGGTAACATGCTTTTCAGAACGCTTGGCTGGTTCATAGCATATAAATGAATCCCGTCTACGCCATGATCTAATAACTCTTGAATTTGTTTGAGTGCATATTCGATGCCCGCTTTTTTTAAATCTTCCGAATTGTCTTCATATTTATGAACAATGTTAACCAACTCTGTCGGTAATGGTGACCCAATCATATGTGTCACACGTTCAATCTGTGTTTTACTAATGATTGGCATCACACCAGCAGACACTGGCACTTTAATATAATTATTTTTTAATCTTTCTTGCATGTTATAATACATATCATTGTCAAAGAAAAATTGAGAAATCAAAAAATCAGCGCCACTGGCAATTTTTTCTTTAGTGCCGGCTATACTAATACCGGTAATTGGATTGCCAGTATAACCTTCTGGGTAAATTGCTGCCCCAACATTAAAATCACGCAATTGTTTAATACCATAAATTAAATCTTTAGCATAAGGATAGTTGACATTAACATAAGTTTTATCTCCTAAATCACCACGCAAAGCCAGTATATTTTCGATATTTGCTTGTTCAACTTTGGCAAGAATATCTCGTAAACTTTCTGGCGTTTGATTCACACCAGTTAAATGATGCAGCGCAGTAACACCTAAATGCGTTTGGATATATTGTGCTAAATTGCATGTCTTTGTATTATCACCTAATCCGCCGGCACCATATGTCACACTGATATAGTCAACGCCTAATTTTTGTGGGTTAACTTCATCCAAAGTGCGATAAAGTAATTCAATACCGGTCTCTTTTTTGGGTGGAAAAATTTCAAATGACAGTACTGGTGCTGACTTCGTATAATATATTTTAGATATTTTAGTCATCTTCTCGTCCTTATTATTATTGTTTTCAACCTGTCGAATTAGACCATAATACCATATACTACATTGTAACTTTTCAAGAACACATTGGTTACAATATATCACTATGTCAGTAATATATTTTTAAATCAATTATTATCATCGACCCGCTTGATTGACGATACAAATTATCGCTTCGTGCTTATAATGGCCAGAGCTATTTCATTAATATCCTCAGGACTTGTTCTGCAGCAACCACCAATTAAACTAGCCCCAGCAGCCAGCCACACTGGTACTAATTCATCCCAGTTAATTGGTCCATGTTGACTAACCCAACGTTTAGTTGCTGGATCATAATCATCGCCGGCATTAGGATAAACAACTATTTTTTTACTTGTATTTGGTGTGATATTTTTTAAAGCTGGTAAAATATTTTGAGGCGAGGTGCAGTTGACTCCAATAGCTTTAATTTGGCTAATCGATTCAAAATAAGCAACCGCTTCTGATAGTGGCGTACCATCCCACAAATGATCGCCATTTTCTGTGGCAAACGATAAATACGCATCAACAGACGGGAACTCTTGTTGTAGTAAGTGTCCCAAGGCCTTAGTCTCATCAAAATTCGGCATCGTTTCCAAGGCAAGTACATTCACCCCATCAGCAATTAAACGAGCAATACGAGGCCGATGAAATGTTTGATATTCAGATTCTGATAAATGATAATCACCAGTATACTCAGCACCATTTGCCAGATAAGCACCATAAGGTCCAACCGATCCCGCGATTAAACCATCACTTCGATTAGAATTTTCAAGACCACGCTTAGCTAAATTGACAGCTGAGTCTATAAGTTCATATGCTTTTTTGTCACTTAATCCCTGATCCGTAAAAGATTTTACATGTGCTTGGTAGGTATCAGTAATCGCTAACGAAGCCCCAGCGTTAAAATAATTTTTATGAATTTCACAAATATTCTCTGGTGATTGAACCAATGCCGAAGCAGACCACCAGCTATTATTCACATCAATCTGTCGCTTTTCAAGCTCACTACCCATCCCACCATCTAATATAACTACCCCTGATTCAATATATGATTCAAACTTTGTCATGCCAATTCTCCTACTTTATTTTTTGGTCACTGTTACTGTTGACCCATGTCGCTTTGGCCACCACTTAAACTTTAAATAATAATAACCATATACTAAAATTATAAATGGTATTGACCATAACAGCGCTGCTCGTTGATCAGGATCAAAAATAACCAAAATAATTGACAACGATGAACCAATAAATCCCGCTAGTGGCAAAAGTGGATAGGCCCATTTTGGATAACGTAATTCTTGGGTTCGCTTTTCACGTTTTAGTAGTTGATAATACTTATAGTGTGACCAACTAATCGCTACCCAAACAAACACCACCGCTAATCCTGAAACTTCTACTAATATGAGATACAATGACCCTGCAGCCATAAAACTTGAACCTAGAGCTAAAATCCCTCCCACAAGGCTTGCCAA
It encodes the following:
- a CDS encoding methylenetetrahydrofolate reductase translates to MTKISKIYYTKSAPVLSFEIFPPKKETGIELLYRTLDEVNPQKLGVDYISVTYGAGGLGDNTKTCNLAQYIQTHLGVTALHHLTGVNQTPESLRDILAKVEQANIENILALRGDLGDKTYVNVNYPYAKDLIYGIKQLRDFNVGAAIYPEGYTGNPITGISIAGTKEKIASGADFLISQFFFDNDMYYNMQERLKNNYIKVPVSAGVMPIISKTQIERVTHMIGSPLPTELVNIVHKYEDNSEDLKKAGIEYALKQIQELLDHGVDGIHLYAMNQPSVLKSMLPIISQEIKTKHFFENNISDHG
- a CDS encoding LURP-one-related/scramblase family protein translates to MTKYYLRQRHSIDDGVNIVFDENFQASYLVSGRTGKKHDELHVQDMSGNVLVRIEQTSFGILPRFSLKYRGHIVGSISFTLGHLGDIVYIRHLGWLISGNFIAGRYITTHNTKKLLSVKPELRQDGIYTQLKITFDSQAPVHIAIAALLDIWGTKSNPLTRIKWLPGQNDSYELTS
- the mmuM gene encoding homocysteine S-methyltransferase — encoded protein: MTKFESYIESGVVILDGGMGSELEKRQIDVNNSWWSASALVQSPENICEIHKNYFNAGASLAITDTYQAHVKSFTDQGLSDKKAYELIDSAVNLAKRGLENSNRSDGLIAGSVGPYGAYLANGAEYTGDYHLSESEYQTFHRPRIARLIADGVNVLALETMPNFDETKALGHLLQQEFPSVDAYLSFATENGDHLWDGTPLSEAVAYFESISQIKAIGVNCTSPQNILPALKNITPNTSKKIVVYPNAGDDYDPATKRWVSQHGPINWDELVPVWLAAGASLIGGCCRTSPEDINEIALAIISTKR
- a CDS encoding uracil-DNA glycosylase yields the protein MPLSHTTWAPYVKAKLTNGQIKDIQCFLDTVYQTEIVFPPRDRVFSALVATSLKNTKVIIMGQDPYHEVNQAQGLSFSVPDDVLAPPSLRNILKELATDIGDRSSHDLTSWTTQGVLLLNAVLTVPKGRANAHAGQVWEPLTDAIIQIASDDDAPKVFILWGKYAQSKRRLIDESKHLVLVAVHPSPLSAYRGFFGSQPFSQANDFLKANGRATIDWLN